AACAGatcgctacattttgaagtgttgcattttgattcaagtgggtcaacAATGTGGTAAGTGTAACGACTCTTCTTTTCTTTTGTTAATCACTTattgttaaatcacataaatagtactctttcaattcagaacctggattttccccctgaggctaatatcaatatcatgttgaaatcaatagaacaggggacaaacgtttagggttctacattgtgacatcttaaaatactcctactacaatgttaaaacattctacattgtgacatcattatattgtgacattatttcattgatatcatgaaacaacttcttcatgtatgtattttctgatgtttgatcagagatcttttatcagagtatctcttgtcacattgaccacagctaagaggtttctctcctgtgtgtgttctctggtgtgataccaggCTGTTTAGCCAAGTAACACCATtcacacattgattacagctataagatttctctcctgtgtgtgttctctggtgcagctTCAAAGTCTGTGATGTTGAAAAGCTTTTCCCACAATCTGAACAATGGTGAAGCttctctactgtgtgtgtgttctctcgtgTACTATCAGGCtgcttgactgagtaaaactcttcccacattgagtacagctataaggtttctctcctgtgtgtgttctctggtgtacaatcAGATTGCCAGATGTAACAAAAcacttcccacattgagtacagctaaaaggtttctctccagtgtgtgttctctggtgcactatcAGGCAGCTTGACaaagtaaaactcttcccacattgatcacagccataaggtttctccccactgtgtattctctggtgtgatttcAGGTTGCTTTGCTGagaaaaactctttccacattgatcacagccataaggtttctctcctgtgtgtattctctggtgtgatttcAGGTTGCTTTGCTGAGTAAAACTATTCCCACAGTGATCACAgccaaaaggtttctctcctgtgtgaattctTTGATGCATTTTAAGGTCTACTGAAGAgttgaatctcttcccacattcagAGCAGTAGTGAGATTTCCCTCCAGTGTGTATTCTCAGGTGAACTTTTAGTGAATCTGATCTTGAGAAACATTTCCCGCAGTCAGAGCAGTAGTAAGGTTTCTCTCCGGTGTGATTTCTCAGatgtattttaagttctgatgaagatttgCAACATTTCCCAcaatcagagcagcagtgagatttATCAACTGTGTGAATTCTCTGGTGTAGTTTTAGTGAATCTGATCTTGAGAAAcgtttcccacagtcagagcagcagtaagGTTTCTCTCCCGTGTGATTTCTCTGATGTAGTTTAAGTTCTGATGACGATTTGCAACATTTCCCAcaatcagagcagcagtgagatttATCACCTGTGTGAATTCTCTGGTGTAGTTTAAGTGAATCTGATCTTGagtaactcttcccacagtcagagcagcagtgaggctTCTTTcctgtgggtctctgctggtgtttcttgaggtgtcctgatctggagagactcttctctgcctcgacagcatcatgatgttgttgaggctccccagaggatccacgatagtcccgtatctttcctgtgtgaacaacaaagtcagacagatggttaaaggcccacaacaacAGAAATCCACTGAGGTAAATGGTGATGCCCAGAACGTACCCATgaagttgtacaacaattgatgtCTGTTAAATTATTTTACAATTGTCTGAAGACAGTCAAGGGAGCAACAATAGTCATATTTTGTATCCCTTTACATTAGTAGTAAAATCGATGATTGTAGGCTAGCAAAAAGTTAAAGTTAAAAAAGTtaaagcagtgtgccagacgacttcTGGTCCCCAATTTTgttctccaatataggcccctttctgtgtgtGATAAAATTGTGGCACGAGGGTGATGAGCACGTAATTTGTTTGCAGAAACTCCTTCATACTAACGAGGAAACCAATAgctatggatgtagtatatctgcctagTTATACCAATACCATAG
The DNA window shown above is from Salvelinus fontinalis isolate EN_2023a chromosome 40, ASM2944872v1, whole genome shotgun sequence and carries:
- the LOC129839062 gene encoding zinc finger protein 501-like, with translation MSSLNYSPPVKEEAVCWTEKEALGLNIVVKEEKEEEDVTVKQEVEGEAVTVKEEEKDVSVKEEEDAFRVKEEEDITVKEEEKEEDAVFGVKKEGEITVTLKDEDEEIGDLINTRKIRDYRGSSGEPQQHHDAVEAEKSLSRSGHLKKHQQRPTGKKPHCCSDCGKSYSRSDSLKLHQRIHTGDKSHCCSDCGKCCKSSSELKLHQRNHTGEKPYCCSDCGKRFSRSDSLKLHQRIHTVDKSHCCSDCGKCCKSSSELKIHLRNHTGEKPYYCSDCGKCFSRSDSLKVHLRIHTGGKSHYCSECGKRFNSSVDLKMHQRIHTGEKPFGCDHCGNSFTQQSNLKSHQRIHTGEKPYGCDQCGKSFSQQSNLKSHQRIHSGEKPYGCDQCGKSFTLSSCLIVHQRTHTGEKPFSCTQCGKCFVTSGNLIVHQRTHTGEKPYSCTQCGKSFTQSSSLIVHERTHTQ